The Gallus gallus isolate bGalGal1 chromosome 5, bGalGal1.mat.broiler.GRCg7b, whole genome shotgun sequence region GAGCGGCTGTCCCCGGGCGGCTGCAGACGTTTCTGGGGCTGGCTGAACGCCGTGTTCAACAAGTAAGGGGCAGCCCGgcgggccggcggcggggcgggccaAGTCCTCCTTCAGCTCTCTGCTTCGGTCTTCGTTCCTCACCGGCCTAAGAAACAGTCGGTGTCAGAGTGGATCCAAGGGTTCATAGCATCACAtaatggcttgggctggaagggacctcaaggatcacgaagctccaaccccccaccacaggcagggccaccaacctccacatgtaataccagcccaggctgcccagggccccatccaacctggccttgaacacctccagggatggacggggcatccacagcctctctgggcaaaatAATAAGGGTTCTAACCACTGGCTGAAGCGTGCCTTTTAGGAGTGCTATAATTCCTGAGGGAAAAGCCCTCAGGAATAGAGTGCATGTCACAGGTGTGAGAAGGGTTAATGCATGCCAAGTCAAGCTGCATTTGTATTCTTCCATTAACAAAGGTGATatcaaaagaacaaacaaatgaCACAACAAACTGTAATGCAGACTGATTAAGAACCAGCCTTTCTTAGGGAGCTGCTTTGCAGGGGTGTTGCACTCAGTGATatctggaggtcccttccaacccctacaattctgtgataacAAATCTGACACCTTATAAGAAACATAAATGCTCTTCTTGGCTTTGCAGAGTGGACTACGAGCGTATCCAGGCTGTTGGGCCTGACAGGGCAGCTTCAGAGTGGCTGCTGCGGTGTGGAGCACTGGTGCGCTATCAAGGCTATGAGAAATGGCAGCAGGACTACAGCGGCCTCCCCACTGGGCCCTTAGGGAAATACAAGATAGAAGCAATTAATGCCACTGAGTCTTGCATCATGTACAGAGGATTTGACTACTTGGGTAAGGTCAAACAATATAGCTCTTGTAGTacataaaaatgttaataaCTGGGTGGTTTCCTTGTTCCATAGTAAGATATAGAGAAATCTGGTTGGTTCATTGGTTGGTTTCCTTAAAATGCTCCTACAGAGATTCAGCAGTTCTAAGATTTTGCTGGAGGTGTGCTGGGAAGTAGGAGGAAAGTCCTCAACCTTTGCTTGGAGCGGCAGTAGCACTAAGGAAGTGCAGCAAACATTGGCTGTTCAATTGAATTCATAGTAAAGAGGttggtttaaaagaaaactaataTTTAAAAAGGTGCCTTTCACCACCAACCAGTGGTTTTGGTGGCTGTGAAGCCATAATACTGCTTGTCCTCCAAGAATTTATGATATCTTCAaagtcagttaaaaaaaaaaaagcatgcatcCAGTTTCTTATAGAAGtataaaaagatttaaaagcatttcaggtTTCCTTTAGATAACAAAAACCAGAGTGAGGATTAGCACATTACTGCATCCCTAATTCAGAATCATTCTTTAGCACTCAAACTTGCAGAGTTTTGTTTGTTACTTGCCTGTGCCAGAGCTTTAAGAATATTACCAAAAGGATGTCAACAGTAGGTTGTTCATAATTTGAAGTCCCACAGAGGGGGCTTTGGAGATTTGTTGTGCATTATGTCCCTCTTGCATGTAGGAGCATTTTGCTGTGTTATTGCATTTGCAAGGGAGAATTTAACAGCCAATACTGGTTGTTGCTGGTACTCCGAAGCCGACGttcctttttgtcctttcagATGGTCTTGAACACGTTACCGAAATCAAGCTGCAGAAGTGTATTTACATACAGGACGAGTGTCTGCAGAGGCTCAGCGAGACTAAGAACCTACAGAAGAgtctcctgcagctgaagatCATTTCCTGTGGGAATGTCACAGATAAAGGCATCATTGCACTTCACAAGCTGACGTACGTGAACTGCTGAGCTCTTCTGTACCAGCCCACAGTGCTGGGATTAGGTTGCTTGGGAATGCTGAAGTCTGACTGTTCTGTGGGCTGTTCAGATGTATGGGGCGGTGGGGTGGCTGAGTTGAGGAACTGACCTGAATAAAACCTGGGAGGGGTGGCACTGCCATTgcaggaaatacttcttcaagTATGGTTGAAAAGAGTGTGGTGGATAGCTTTGAAATGACATGTGAATGAATACGTACGTGTTAATCAGCCTCTTAAGGTTGGTATCAGGTACTTAATGTAGCACTGAAGCTTGCAGCTGAGAAAGCCAGAATCGTCTGTGACAGTGTGTGAATCTCAAAGTTGTGCTTCCACCCTTGGAGCTGAGTGCAGCACATTCCCCCTTTCCATCTGAAGTTACTTATGCAGCGCTGGTTACTGCACAAATCAGAGCAGGACGTTCCCTCTGCCAACACACAACCTTTGCAAGAGCAATAGGAATGAATAGATCAGCTTCCTTTCCTGTGAGCACACCAGGATGGTTTTGCTTGAGAATAAGTAACTACTGACGACCATGGCTTCTACTCCTGACacccctctgtgctgcagttgcATTTCATGGTGTCTTTTGTTATCATATGTCTGCATCTTACACTGTTTCCTGTCACTTGATTATGTTGTGCTCACTGTAGCCTTAGAGGTCTCAAGAGTTCTCTCTCACAGTGTTCAGCCATGGGAAGAGGTATGGGTCGGATATGGCACTCTCCTATAGCTCAGAAGTGCATCTGTGTGCTTTATTGAGGTGTGGGCTTAAAGTGGCTTGGGACTGTGCAGTGTTACACAGAGTTACATCTATCTACTAGTGGGTGATGTGAAGAATTGGATTTCCTCCTACAGAAAGCTATtatgaaggatttttttaataaataaaaataaattgatattTAAATACTGATTAAATTTAAAGGAAGCTTGATGATGTTGAGGGGCTAGGACCTCTTTTTAAACTGTGTAGAGGACTGAATTTGTTACCAACTAAAAACTTCAAGCACTCCatttaaaaaaagtcttcacTGAGGATTATTAACCTTCAAAATACTCATAATAGCTACAGTAGAATCCTCCTTTGCCTGATATCTGAGTCAGCAATTGAATAGTAGTTgctgacttttctttttatgtatttataggAACCTTGAATATTTGTATCTGAGTGACCTTCCTGGAATAAGACAGAAAGAAACTACTGCTCGTGTCCTTCAGCAGGCACTGCCAAACCTAGAGCTGGAGCTGGATCTAGACTGAATGCAATGAGGGGTATTTGATTTCATACTATTTATCACATGATGCATAAATTATGTTGTGGATGCTGCTCTATTTACAGGTATGGAAATAAACCCAGATCTCTCAATCCAGCCTTAAAAGCCATATGCAGTCTTTTAACAAATTATGCAATTAAATTTCATTAAGCTTAAACTATATGGTGAATGAACAGGATTCTGTGTGTAGTTATAGGCTTTATAGGAAGCCCTTAATATATCGATCAGAAGTTATAAAATATTGTGCTGCACAAAAGTTCTTGTGTAGAATGCCAGTGAAAAGAATGTCAGTATTgtgatgcagcagtgctgtgcagattTATTATACAGTGTTGATGCCATGTgaatcatagagccatagaatccttagagttggaatgACAGCCATTTACTTTGTTTGAATGTGTCACCTAGTCAACAAGTGACAGTAGCTTCTGGgccttttttctgttgttcacaCTTTGATTGGCAgagtctttttttgtttccattggACTGAGCTGCAGACAAGCAGTCTATCCTCATAAAATCTAAGCTGATGAACTATCTGGATTTGTGGAGAGGTAGGCTCTCTTCAGTGAGCCCTTGTACATTTTTGCCATACACTCCCATGGACTAAATCTTTGTACCTCTTTACTTGCAACCATATCACTAAGTAAGAGGAAAGATACATCCTTTTTAGTCAGGTCCTGAGCTTCAGTGGTAGTGCAAAGACAGGAAGTGATGATTCcaagaaagctgttttcataGTAATGCACCAAGCATGGCTACCACGCCAGAGCTGAGAGCATCTTTTATTATCCCCAACTGCCACTCTGTCCTCAGAAGTAAATGATGCCAAGCACTGGAAGGGATAACGTTTTTGTACTAGCTGCATCTCAGGGCTGATAGCTCCTAGCACAGCGCAGGCAGGAGTGGTGCCAAGGGAagttccctgcagcctgcactgCCCAGGGCCGTGTCCTAGAGCTGACTGCTAGGCTGTTAGTTCGCAGCTGCACATGGATGTTGGGTGCTTAGCAAATGCACAGAATTAGATGACTCAGCCATACAGCAAAGCATTTTGAGCATAACAAGAACCACCCGACAAGGTCCAAGATTAAAATATAATATGGAATACAAGGTAGTCAGCTCAGTAAGGATGGAGCTTCTGTTTCACTGAAATTGTTCTTACTGTTGCTGAACATATAATAGAGCTgggaaaaggaaacatttttgcTCTAATTTTCAAGCAGGAAGAGGCAGTATCTTGACCATTATTAAAACCTTACATGGTAAAACACATCCTGTAAACTAGAAAAACAAGCtacatttcttttattaaaaatcaaCACAATATTACATTCTGAAATTACACGAAATCCAAGATTTGTTCTAATACACAGACTTAGGTAGAATTTCTACCCGTGTCTGGCTATTGTTATAAATTACATTGAATTGTTTTTGATAAAAACAATTTCTGTAACACTACAGGCGAGTGACTTCACTACTGACAAAACCAGCAAATATAAATAACTTCGTAATGCAAGGAAGAGACAGAGAGGAGAAGCTCTGGAAAGGCCAAGGAAAAAAGCAGACTTCAGTAATTATATTCTCCTTCTGCTCACAGTGCCTGTGGAGCCTTCCAGTAAGTCTAAGTCAATGCCTGTGCTTGTAATACTTCATGCCTTACACACGATAGACATATCTTTAAAACACTGCTATTTCAGCAGGTTTGTAATTAGCTGGACCAACCTCGgctgcatacacacacacatctgtCTTCCACTGACAAAGGGAATAGGTTTACAGGTCCTTGCAGGATCAGTTAGCTAGCCACAGTGATTCTGATTTATTTGGCGAGGTTGCAGTTCTCCTGCCAAGTCTGAAATACAGCCAAAAGATAGGCAACAGAGTTCTTGAGATTCACCCTGTAAACACTGCTTTGCAGTAATCCTGGACCAGTAGGCAATCACGAATTAAAGTAAAAGAACTATATTTTCTTTACACAGAACACTGGCTAATGTGAGCTTGGAGTGCACCACTTTCCTTCCACCAGCAGCCCAGAGTACCTTACAGTCCATTTCTGTATACATCATCACCTGTATTAATTCAGTTTTCCACCACATGGCCTTCTATAAATTCTGAAGGACTGGAACTTTGAACGCTAGGTAGTTTTTCATCTGCCACCCACTTAGATGTTAGGGAAATGGTAGTTGGATTTCCTCGTTTTGCAGAAGTACTTCTTGCTGTCCAAAGCTGGTAGAACGTTGCTGCTGCTTAACTGAGGCAGGTACTGGAACTAAAGCAAGAGTTACATCATGTGTAGTTGTttgaaaggaggagaaagcatGCAGTTCATCTTTCAAAAAGGAATATAAGGTATAAAATTATTCATACTGCAGTCCTGTATTTTCCAAACTAAGAGTCATGAGCACATGCAGTTTGCTCAGCAGTCCTGCTATACCTCGTCAAGAATGCACTTTCCTAAATAATCCTCATCTGTCACACTGCTATGCTGCCTATCTCCAGTCACTCAAcggagctgcagtgcagaattCAGCCTGCAGAGAGTTACTCTTTAACCGGGAGGTTCCTTTTAGAtctgtttagatgttgtactgagggacatggtttagtgagaaatactggtggtaggtggcTGCTTGGACtggatcctggaggtcttttccacccttagtgattctatggttctctgATTTTCTCCTCGGGCTAAAATTAAGATTGCTCCAATGTGAGAGCTTTACCTCCCATGAACTGCCCGCCCTGTGCTTGAGCCCAACCTGTGGGCACcacttaaagaaaacaacttccCTCCAGAGACACTGAGCATTAAATACTACTAGGAAAACATTACCCCCGGCACGTGCTTCCGTGTCAGCTTGGCTGGTCTCCGAGCtgctttttcatgttctttcccCACATCTCCTGCCTCCCTAACGCTGTCAAAATAGgggtgctggagcagctgctcacACGTCTGCCTCTCCGCAGGGTCCATACGAAGGCAGCCCTTAGAAAAGACCAAGGATAACACAGAACACTTGATACATAAAGGTCTGCACGATTCCATCTCTTTGCAACAGCCAATGAGTATCTACATAGATGGATGCATAAGTTTTATGTTTCAAGGAATTCTATGAGTCTAGCTTTTTAGAGTCAGCTGGAAGCAAAGAAGCTCACACTGAACAATTGCCACCTCTGACAGAAGGCAATACTTAGAAACTAAAGCTAGAGGGACAGTTTCATTCTATAGCCAACCATCAAGTCTCAGAAAACAGTTGAGCCCATGACTTCCATTTGAACTAGAACAGTCTTCTTAAACTGAGGAATCCAGTGCATCACTGTGTTGTTCCATGGTTTGGTGCTACCTAAAGCTGCACCTTAGTTTTAATGCATTCACCCTCACAGTTTCCACTCGGTGCTTCTTAATGGAACAATCTGTTTTCCACATCTGTGCTAAAGATGAGTGGATTAACGAGAAGCAGATTAAAAgttttctcctccagctctgttTTCCGATGAACCTATGATCGTTCAGTAGCCAAATCTCAAACCATTTACCACctgaagaagcaaagcagactGCATATGTTAAGTGTCAGTGTGGAGCTCTAGGTGTAGCTCCTCGCCTCCTGGGCACGCTGCTTCGGGTGGGGGACCCTGTGAGCTTCAGCCACATGGTGACACTTTGCTTACCTTCATGAGAGCTAAAGCAGGGTATGAAATACTAGGAAACTTCATTTCCAATGGCtcctggagggaaaaaaaaaaaaagagtagatgTATTAGCAAGCTTTTCTTTCACCACACTGCCTATAGATTGCTGGTTAGTGCTGGGCTCGAGGGGAACACATCTGAAGGGAGCTCTTACCATGCTCTCTGGGTCTGGAATCGTTACGCCGCTGAAGAACTGGTTGGTGCTGAACACTTGCTGGTGCCTGGGAATAAGATCCCCTTTGAGCAAGGAGAAAACAGCAATCAGAATAATTGGCTGGTTTTACAGTGTCTGCTATGAACAAGTTGATCTCCTAGCAAGGCTGGCAGCATCCAAGAAAACACTTAAAGAGATGGAGTACCATCAGAGGAGCCaatgaaatactgttttgtgAACACCCCCCATCAGTCACTTCAAGGAACTGG contains the following coding sequences:
- the ATP5S gene encoding ATP synthase subunit s, mitochondrial → MLLGKLAQPARSLSERLSPGGCRRFWGWLNAVFNKVDYERIQAVGPDRAASEWLLRCGALVRYQGYEKWQQDYSGLPTGPLGKYKIEAINATESCIMYRGFDYLDGLEHVTEIKLQKCIYIQDECLQRLSETKNLQKSLLQLKIISCGNVTDKGIIALHKLTNLEYLYLSDLPGIRQKETTARVLQQALPNLELELDLD